In Electrophorus electricus isolate fEleEle1 chromosome 12, fEleEle1.pri, whole genome shotgun sequence, a single window of DNA contains:
- the hs6st2 gene encoding heparan-sulfate 6-O-sulfotransferase 2 translates to MDEKSSSSRLLIALLMVLLFGVIVLQYVCPSSDCQLLHLGSLSSKFGRGSPGSRAAGIGGRNAAGAGDPYVAEDGALARFVPRFNFTPDDLGRVVDFNIKGDDVIVFLHIQKTGGTTFGRHLVRNIQLERPCECHAGQKKCTCYRPGKKETWLFSRFSTGWSCGLHADWTELTNCVPSVMNNRESAEMHTSPRNYYYITILRDPVWRYLSEWRHVQRGATWKASLHVCDGRAPTLAELPSCYPGDDWSGCSLEEFMACPHNLANNRQTRMLADLSLVGCYNSSGTSEGERGAALLESAKRNLRRMAFFGLTEYQRKTQYLFERTFRLAFIAPFTQLNGTRAASVEVAAETQRRIRELNRWDVELYEYARDLFLQRFQSARQQERREARQRRLLERRRLRARAPPRRTGPAAPPRTTQPAPEPTQGEGDVEDPWWGDGDENGAAEDYLDNVEQW, encoded by the exons ATGGATGAAAAGTCCAGCTCCAGCCGCCTCCTCATCGCACTGCTCATGGTGCTCCTGTTTGGCGTCATCGTGCTTCAGTACGTCTGTCCTAGCTCCGACTGTCAGCTGCTGCACCTGGGGTCGCTGTCCTCCAAGTTCGGACGGGGGTCGCCCGGTTCCCGTGCGGCCGGGATCGGCGGCCGTAACGCAGCCGGCGCGGGAGATCCTTATGTTGCAGAAGACGGTGCTTTGGCACGGTTTGTCCCGCGCTTCAATTTCACCCCGGACGATCTCGGCAGGGTCGTGGATTTTAACATCAAGGGGGACGATGTCATCGTTTTTCTCCACATCCAAAAAACGGGCGGCACGACATTCGGTCGTCATCTGGTACGCAACATTCAGCTGGAGAGGCCGTGCGAGTGTCATGCTGGCCAAAAGAAGTGTACTTGCTATCGGCCGGGTAAGAAGGAAACCTGGCTTTTCTCTCGCTTCTCCACTGGCTGGAGTTGTGGGCTGCATGCGGACTGGACGGAGCTGACCAACTGCGTCCCATCGGTTATGAACAACCGAGAGTCAGCGGAAATGCACACATCTCCGAG GAACTACTACTACATCACCATCCTGCGTGACCCCGTGTGGCGTTACCTGAGCGAGTGGCGTCACGTGCAGCGTGGGGCGACCTGGAAGGCTTCGCTGCACGTGTGCGATGGGCGTGCGCCCACGCTGGCTGAGCTGCCCAGCTGCTACCCGGGCGACGACTGGTCAGGTTGTTCGCTGGAGGAGTTCATGGCGTGCCCGCACAACCTGGCCAACAACCGGCAGACGCGCATGCTAGCTGACCTCAGCCTGGTCGGCTGCTACAACTCGTCCGGCACGAGCGAAGGTGAGCGCGGTGCCGCCCTGCTGGAGAGCGCCAAGCGCAACCTGCGGCGCATGGCCTTCTTCGGCCTCACCGAGTACCAGCGCAAGACGCAGTACCTGTTTGAGCGCACCTTCCGCCTGGCCTTCATTGCGCCCTTCACGCAGCTGAACGGCACACGCGCCGCCAGCGTGGAGGTGGCAGCCGAGACCCAGCGGCGCATCCGTGAGCTCAACCGCTGGGACGTGGAACTGTACGAGTACGCACGCGATCTCTTCCTGCAGCGCTTCCAGAGCGCACGGCAGCAGGAGCGCCGTGAGGCGCGCCAACGCCGCCTGCTGGAGAGGCGCCGGCTGCGCGCAAGGGCACCGCCCCGGAGGACAGGGCCCGCCGCACCACCCAGGACCACCCAGCCAGCTCCTGAGCCGACACAGGGCGAAGGGGACGTGGAAGACCCGTGGT